Proteins from a genomic interval of Zingiber officinale cultivar Zhangliang chromosome 2A, Zo_v1.1, whole genome shotgun sequence:
- the LOC122042422 gene encoding probable pyridoxal 5'-phosphate synthase subunit PDX1.1 has translation MSDGGVVMVYGNGAALEPKKSSTFSVKVGLAQMLRGGVIMDVVTPEQARVAEEAGACAVMALERVPADIRSQGGVARMSDPGLIKEIKRAVTIPVMAKARIGHFVEAQILEAIGVDYVDESEVLTPADDQNHINKHNFCVPFVCGCRDLGEALRRIREGAAMIRTKGEAGTGNIIEAVRHVRSVMGEIRALRNMDDDEVFTFAKRIAAPYDLVMQTKQLGRLPVVHFAAGGVATPADAALMMQLGCDGVFVGSGIFKSGDPAQRARAIVQAVTHYSDPEILAEVSSGLGEAMVGINLSDAKVERFASRSE, from the coding sequence ATGTCGGATGGCGGCGTGGTCATGGTCTACGGCAACGGCGCCGCCCTGGAGCCGAAGAAGTCCTCCACCTTCTCCGTCAAGGTGGGGCTCGCCCAGATGCTGCGCGGCGGGGTGATCATGGACGTCGTCACCCCCGAGCAGGCCCGCGTCGCCGAGGAGGCAGGTGCCTGCGCCGTCATGGCGCTGGAGCGCGTGCCGGCCGACATCCGCTCCCAGGGCGGCGTCGCCCGTATGTCCGACCCAGGCCTCATCAAGGAGATCAAGCGCGCCGTCACCATCCCCGTCATGGCCAAGGCCCGCATCGGGCACTTCGTCGAGGCGCAGATTTTGGAAGCCATCGGCGTCGACTACGTGGACGAGAGCGAGGTGCTGACCCCTGCCGACGACCAGAACCACATCAACAAGCACAACTTCTGCGTGCCCTTCGTGTGCGGCTGCCGCGACCTCGGCGAGGCCCTCCGCCGCATCCGCGAGGGCGCGGCCATGATCCGCACCAAGGGAGAGGCCGGCACCGGGAACATCATCGAGGCCGTTCGCCACGTCCGTTCCGTGATGGGCGAAATTCGCGCGCTGCGCAACATGGACGACGATGAGGTCTTCACCTTCGCCAAGCGCATCGCTGCCCCTTATGACCTCGTCATGCAGACCAAGCAGCTCGGAAGGCTCCCCGTCGTCCACTTCGCCGCCGGCGGAGTGGCCACCCCGGCCGACGCCGCCCTCATGATGCAGCTCGGCTGCGATGGCGTCTTCGTCGGCTCTGGCATCTTCAAGAGCGGCGATCCCGCGCAAAGGGCGAGGGCCATCGTGCAGGCGGTCACCCATTACAGCGACCCGGAGATCCTCGCCGAAGTGAGCTCTGGCCTCGGGGAGGCCATGGTGGGGATTAATCTCAGCGACGCCAAGGTCGAGCGATTTGCCAGCCGCTCGGAGTAG
- the LOC122042423 gene encoding phosphoenolpyruvate/phosphate translocator 2, chloroplastic-like isoform X2, translating into MQSAVLSPSFTPLLRPKPHDPLTRKQTLLRLRPLSAASSSFATTSAASSFHGLPPLRSLVSLPSLSDRRRDDALACRATAVPESASPGDGDASSKSGGILQTLQLGALFGLWYLFNIYFNIYNKQVLKVFPFPLTVTTVQFAVGATLVLFMWTTNLYKRPKISASQLAAILPLAVVHTMGNLFTNMSLGKVAVSFTHTIKAMEPFFSVLLSALFLGEMPTIWVVLSLMPIVGGVALASLTEASFNWAGFWSAMASNVTFQSRNVLSKKVMVKKEESLDNINLFSIITVMSFFLLAPATLFVEGIKVTPTYLLSAGLDLNQLYLRSLIAAMCFHAYQQVSYMILARVTPVTHSVGNCVKRVVVIVTSVLFFRTPVSPINSLGTGIALAGVFLYSRVKKIKPKTA; encoded by the exons ATGCAGAGCGCCGTTCTCTCCCCCTCCTTCACTCCGCTCCTCCGCCCCAAACCCCACGATCCCCTCACCCGGAAACAAACCCTTCTCCGCCTCCGTCCCCTCTCCGCTGCCTCATCCTCCTTCGCCACCACTTCCGCCGCATCCTCCTTCCATGGCCTCCCGCCGCTCCGCTCTTTGGTCTCCCTTCCTTCCCTTTCAGATCGGAGGCGCGACGACGCCCTCGCGTGCCGAGCCACCGCTGTCCCCGAGAGCGCCTCGCCCGGCGATGGTGACGCTTCTTCCAAATCCGGTGGGATTCTGCAGACGCTGCAACTTGGCGCTCTGTTCGGCCTCTGGTATCTCTTCAACATCTATTTCAACATCTACAACAAGCAG GTTCTGAAGGTCTTTCCATTCCCACTTACTGTCACGACAGTTCAATTTGCTGTTGGAGCTACCCTTGTCTTGTTCATGTGGACCACTAATTTATACAAGCGTCCTAAGATTTCTGCTTCCCAG CTTGCTGCCATCTTACCATTGGCTGTGGTCCACACAATGGGCAACCTGTTTACAAATATGAGCCTTGGCAAGGTTGCTGTTTCATTCACACATACAATCAAAGCTATGGAGCCCTTTTTCTCAGTCCTTTTATCTGCCTTATTTCTAGGAGAG ATGCCTACTATATGGGTTGTATTATCTCTTATGCCCATTGTTGGTGGTGTTGCTTTGGCCTCTCTTACTGAAGCTTCTTTTAACTG GGCTGGATTCTGGAGCGCAATGGCTTCTAATGTAACCTTCCAATCTCGCAATGTGCTCAGCAAGAAAGTCATGGTTAAGAAAGAG GAATCATTGGATAACATAAATCTCTTCTCCATAATAACTGTcatgtcatttttccttcttgctCCTGCAACTTTGTTTGTGGAGGGCATCAAGGTTACCCCCACATATTTGTTGTCTGCT GGTTTGGATCTTAATCAATTATATCTGAGATCACTTATTGCTGCAATGTGCTTCCATGCTTATCAGCAG GTTTCATATATGATACTCGCAAGAGTAACACCTGTAACCCACTCTGTTGGCAACTGTGTGAAGCGTGTTGTTGTCATCGTCACTTCCGTCCTTTTCTTCAGGACTCCGGTTTCACCCATCAATTCACTTG GTACTGGGATCGCCCTTGCTGGAGTTTTCCTGTACTCAAGGGTGAAGAAAATCAAGCCTAAGACTGCGTGA
- the LOC122042423 gene encoding phosphoenolpyruvate/phosphate translocator 2, chloroplastic-like isoform X1, with translation MQSAVLSPSFTPLLRPKPHDPLTRKQTLLRLRPLSAASSSFATTSAASSFHGLPPLRSLVSLPSLSDRRRDDALACRATAVPESASPGDGDASSKSGGILQTLQLGALFGLWYLFNIYFNIYNKQVLKVFPFPLTVTTVQFAVGATLVLFMWTTNLYKRPKISASQLAAILPLAVVHTMGNLFTNMSLGKVAVSFTHTIKAMEPFFSVLLSALFLGEMPTIWVVLSLMPIVGGVALASLTEASFNWAGFWSAMASNVTFQSRNVLSKKVMVKKEVKKILEDLTLMIIFWKQVFMQFVCALQESLDNINLFSIITVMSFFLLAPATLFVEGIKVTPTYLLSAGLDLNQLYLRSLIAAMCFHAYQQVSYMILARVTPVTHSVGNCVKRVVVIVTSVLFFRTPVSPINSLGTGIALAGVFLYSRVKKIKPKTA, from the exons ATGCAGAGCGCCGTTCTCTCCCCCTCCTTCACTCCGCTCCTCCGCCCCAAACCCCACGATCCCCTCACCCGGAAACAAACCCTTCTCCGCCTCCGTCCCCTCTCCGCTGCCTCATCCTCCTTCGCCACCACTTCCGCCGCATCCTCCTTCCATGGCCTCCCGCCGCTCCGCTCTTTGGTCTCCCTTCCTTCCCTTTCAGATCGGAGGCGCGACGACGCCCTCGCGTGCCGAGCCACCGCTGTCCCCGAGAGCGCCTCGCCCGGCGATGGTGACGCTTCTTCCAAATCCGGTGGGATTCTGCAGACGCTGCAACTTGGCGCTCTGTTCGGCCTCTGGTATCTCTTCAACATCTATTTCAACATCTACAACAAGCAG GTTCTGAAGGTCTTTCCATTCCCACTTACTGTCACGACAGTTCAATTTGCTGTTGGAGCTACCCTTGTCTTGTTCATGTGGACCACTAATTTATACAAGCGTCCTAAGATTTCTGCTTCCCAG CTTGCTGCCATCTTACCATTGGCTGTGGTCCACACAATGGGCAACCTGTTTACAAATATGAGCCTTGGCAAGGTTGCTGTTTCATTCACACATACAATCAAAGCTATGGAGCCCTTTTTCTCAGTCCTTTTATCTGCCTTATTTCTAGGAGAG ATGCCTACTATATGGGTTGTATTATCTCTTATGCCCATTGTTGGTGGTGTTGCTTTGGCCTCTCTTACTGAAGCTTCTTTTAACTG GGCTGGATTCTGGAGCGCAATGGCTTCTAATGTAACCTTCCAATCTCGCAATGTGCTCAGCAAGAAAGTCATGGTTAAGAAAGAGGTAAAAAAAATTCTTGAGGATTTAACATTAATGATAATATTCTGGAAACAGGTTTTCATGCAATTTGTTTGTGCTCTGCAGGAATCATTGGATAACATAAATCTCTTCTCCATAATAACTGTcatgtcatttttccttcttgctCCTGCAACTTTGTTTGTGGAGGGCATCAAGGTTACCCCCACATATTTGTTGTCTGCT GGTTTGGATCTTAATCAATTATATCTGAGATCACTTATTGCTGCAATGTGCTTCCATGCTTATCAGCAG GTTTCATATATGATACTCGCAAGAGTAACACCTGTAACCCACTCTGTTGGCAACTGTGTGAAGCGTGTTGTTGTCATCGTCACTTCCGTCCTTTTCTTCAGGACTCCGGTTTCACCCATCAATTCACTTG GTACTGGGATCGCCCTTGCTGGAGTTTTCCTGTACTCAAGGGTGAAGAAAATCAAGCCTAAGACTGCGTGA